The genomic region AAAGCAGGTCAGCCTTATTACAGGGGGCACTGGGGGGCACGCAGAGGAGGACAGACCTTTCTGCACTCTTGGAACTGCTATCGGGGCAGGCAGCAGAAGCTCCAGAAAAGAGAAGCAGTTTCCAGTCCTAACCATCTAAGCCTGCAGAATGAGGCAGAGTGCTACCCAAAATTTGTCATGCTGATTCAGGTTAAAGGTAAGATCTGGGTGATTAGAGTGGAGAACTCTTATTTAACAAATGAGAGCATATCTGCCTTTGTTATAAAATAGTTGTTTCTTCTTGAAAAGCTGTGTAACAGGATTCCAGAAATTCTAAAACTTGAATTCCaaatatttaactattttttaaagtcaccacaaaagaggaagaaagagaagtccTCTCGAGTGAGGTCGCGGGCTCGGTGGCTGCGCAGCGTCGGCGGGAGCGCGGGCTGCGGAGAGGCGGGCGGGCCGGGCTCAGCGGAGCGCGGCGGCGGGAAGGCGGCGGTGGACGCGGGCGGCCTCGCGACCCAGCCCCGCATCGAGCCGGCTTCCGCGTCGCTCGCCCTCGCCGAGACCCCGGCCGAGTCCCCGGCCCGCACGCGCCGGTCTCCAAGGCCCAGGCCGCCGCCGCGGCCCGTCTGTCCGATTGTCTGTTCAGAAACACCTGCGTTTCTCCCAGTGGTTTGCAGACCTTGAAAGTGAAGTTCTTGAAATCATGAATCCTGTTTATAGCCCTGGATCTTCTGGGGTTCCCTATGCAAATGCCAAAGGAATTGGTTATCCAGCTGGTTTCCCCATGGGCTATGCAGCAGCAGCTCCTGCCTATTCTCCTAACATGTACCCGGGAGCAAACCCTACCTTCCAGACAGGTTACACTCCTGGCACACCTTACAAAGTGTCCTGTTCCCCCACCAGTGGGGCGGTGCCACCGTACTCCTCCTCCCCAAACCCCTACCAGACTGCTGTGTACCCCATGCGAAGTGCCTACCCCCAGCAGAGCCCGTATGCACAGCAAGGCACGTACTACACACAGCCCCTGTATGCAGCTCCCCCGCATGTCATCCACCACACCACGGTGGTGCAGCCCAATGGCATGCCGGCCACGGTGTACCCTGTGCCCATTCCCCCGCCCAGGGGCAACGGGGTCACCATGGGCATGGTGGCTGGGACCACCATGGCCATGTCAGCAGGCACTCTGCTGACTGCTCACTCCCCAACTCCTGTCGCCCCCCACCCAGTCACTGTGCCCACGTACCGGGCCCCAGGAACACCCACCTACAGCTACGTGCCCCCTCAGTGGTGATCACTCTGCAAAGGTCTGAGGATGGAGCTGTGCAGTCACATCACAGAGGTTTCACAGCTGGTGCTGCAGGCCTCGCGCCTCCAACCAGGACTCTCTTCTCAATGCTCTCGACACTTAGCTAAACACCATGATGTTCTGGCCCAGCAGGCCCAGCGCCGGTAGTCTTCAGCTAACTCTCTGGGTTGGTCTTACAGCAAATCCTGTTTTATGTGGACTGCCTGGCAACTTTTTAGCTAACTATAATGATAAAAAGGGAGTATTAATCTATTCTGAATCATATCTAGTTGaatgcatgttttaaaaaaaatacaaaaacaaagctTGCTCAATCTACCTGCAGTGACTGATGCAAAACCATCATATGCAAAATCCAAAGGAATGGAAAAGTATTTTACAACTTGTATCACTAATGCACTGTTGTAATGTATGCAAAGTCTTAAAGTTATAAGTGTAAAGTGAATTTCTTCATAGAGCATCTGACATGTCCTAGATAATTCTTCAGCCTCTTGGGGTTGATGTGGGTTGCCAGTTAGGAACTTGGACTTTTCATTTTAGCTGTGTGTTTCTTCCCATGACTGCACTGTGTAGGTCACAGGTGGTGATTGACACAGCCAGGTCAGTGGgcacttccttttctttccagttAGGCCCGGGGGTCAGTGAACTGTGGACATTCTTAGAGATGGTAAGGAAATACTAGAGTTGTGTGGCCAGTACAGTTAGGGTAGCAGGTGGTTTGTGTATTAGCAAAACAGTTTTCTCCTGTCTAAAGTTTCATTACAAATCTATTACAAATTAGAGATGCTCTTTTATATGTCTTCATTGGAGAAGTCCTATGTAGACTTTATTATTTTCCTGCGATGGAAGGTAatgtgaaagagaaaaccacactTGGAGGAGGTATTGGCCTCTGCTTTATTTAGCTTAGAAAAtcattccagttttcttttttccccctgagAAATGTTTGAGTCTGCTGCAAACATATGTAAGCATCGCtgtccctccctgccccaccccaaagAAGGGCAAAGATTTCAGCTGTGTGTTTTGAAGCAAGTTGTATATTTAAGAATTATTAAAAGGGAACAGaactttatttaaaattcctCATGTTTCTTGTAGCGTGGATTGTGCATACACTGTGGCAGGGCCGTGGATGGGTCTGACATGTGGGAGCCTGCAGTTCCTCCGGGCACTGTCTGTTTGACAGTGACTTGCCCTCTCAGACTAGCTGGAAGGTGCCCTAGAATGGGGCTGAgaggagggtgagggtgggggtggcatCTGTGGTCTGGGAGCCTCCTCTgctgtctgttcaagcaagcGTGGACAGCAGAAAGGGCCAGCCAGCACTGGAATGCATTCACCTGCCCAGGCTACTATGGAAAGAATTTTGATTTTAAGATCTGaatattgtatataagaaatcaggagttttttttttttttcttttttaacctaaaTATACCCGATTtgtaatgatgaaaaaaaaaaaaaagagaagtcctCTCAATGCCTTGCCTCAACTAAGTGCACCTCATTCAGCAAGCAAACAAGTACGGCTCAAAGGGAAAGTGGGTCAGTCCAGAACAGAGCTGTTCACAAAACATCTAAGCAGAGGCAGTGCAGTATAACTCATGTGCAACGCCAGTGCCATATAACAGCAGCACCAACCCCATGAGGGtcaggaaataaaaatcatatggATTGAGAGTGAGGGTCAAGGAGTTGAGTAGAAAAAGATTATGCTTCACCCCCACATGTCAACATCTAGAATCCTCAATGGTCCAGATGGGAAAACAGACCCTCCGAAAGACTGGCCTGACACCTACATTAAGAAACTATGTAGaggtggctcaaagagacacagttgagacataaggaaaaggaaatatagaatgtaagcattgtatcattgttgactctcttgtacttcttagctgtgcttaatggaattacataaaagaatgtttttgttcatgggaagcatatatgtgaattatagtgtatgttcaaggatgtgtgcagctaactctcatatgttcagaagacagagcaatagatgatggatgatagaaagggtgggagggaaagaaatagcaatgtgacagcacgttaaagttggtggattgagctatcaggggaggggggtcagagtatgatggaattctgtgtatggggctagtattgtttttgcaactatttatgtaactttgaatttatttcaaaatttaaaaaaaattaaaaaaaaaaaaggtaacctGTGTaacctttacaaaaaaaaagaaactacgtAGAGTTCATCCCTGCTTTCTCAGCATACTGGAAAAAACCAGCCGACACAGTAGAACACAGACAGTAGAGCACACTGGTCAGAGCCTATGCTCTGCTGAGATTCAACCCACTCAGGCTCCCATTCTGACTCCAACCCTCACCTTGGTCAGGTATTTAATCACTAAACCCCAGTTCCTTAACcccaaaatagaaataatgacaATTTCAGCCTTACAGGActgttttaaacattaaaaagacaAGTCAAGCATTCAGCAAGTCAAGCAGAGTGGTTCTCAACCGGGGGCATCTGGCAATGTCTGCAGACAGTTTTGGTTGTCTACTGGTAtatagtgggtagaggccaaggaaTTCAGTAAACATGCTTCGATGTACAGGACAGTtcccctcacaacaaagaatcatccagcccaaaatgtcaatagtgcccaGACAGAAGCTTGGCCTAGTAcatagcaagcactcaataaTGTGAGCTACCAAATTATCTTTATATTATAACTATAAACTGGTTGCAGTTTTTTTCCCTCAAGGATAAGCAGCATCCATGATTAAAATAAGAGACAAATGCATTACTTACTCCACTTCTTGTAATATTGGGTAACAGATCTGTCATTCTGGAGACAGGAAGAGTTTGTTGCTTGGTTGATTCTGGGGAACCCAGTAACTTTGTGAAATGAATAACATAGCAGAGCACCAGAAATGTGGtatagaaaagctgaaaaaggaaaATCATGGGTTTAAAGTAAGCTGTTTTTAACATGGGTATACTTAAAATAGGACTATAAATTTGACTTCAAAGACCAATCAAGAAAGAGAACTCTGTCTTAATTAATTACACTCTATTGAGCAACACTGCACCCTCTGGAAAACAGCACTTTTCACTAGGACCCATCTCTACTGCAGCACCTCCCAGGAAAGTGTCTCAGAGACTCAACCTAACTGTGAGGACATAAGTTCTTCTATCAGGCAGAACGTAACTTCCATGACAGACATCCACTAGTCTGAATGCCATGGCAATGTCAGAAAAGTTCTCAAAAGATTCCTATTTGGCCAATGGACCTGCCGGCTTTGAGAATTCATGTGTTTATGCTAATATCCAGGGACCTGCTGTTATCTAGGACTATGGATTTTCTACAAAACCCGGAAACCTGTGCCATTTATGACTACAAAGCAGTATTGAACTTCTGGTTCGGGGCAGGGTGAAAGCTACTACaggatgggggagggaagggTACAGTGATAAGAGGGCCCAGCCCCCCCGAACCCATTCCTTCCTCCACTTATCTCGGAGAAAAGAATGGCTTCTAGCCAGAAGTAGCAGCCTGGGGTTTTGTTTGAAGGTTAGGGAAGACTAAGCAAAAGAACCCCTTCACAAGGTTCCATCTACCCTCTTTCCCTCCTGAGAATAGCAGTGAAACTAgctcaagaagaaatgaaacctCCAGGTTCCTCTTTCACCCTGAAAACACCGAAGCTGTGCCTATAGTAAAGGCACAGAGCACAGAGGAGACCCAGTTTAGCAGGTTTAGGCTCCTCTGCTTGCCGCCCCATCCATGCCTGGGGACAGAGCCCACCATCCACCATCCTTCTTTTGTGCTGCTAGCCCTTTAAGACACAAGCAACACTGCTGTGAGCCATACCATGTGATGCTCACATCCTGTGTGACAAAAACCCTTTTTCCAgtccccttccctgcctcctgtCATCTTCCTGCTGGCAGAAATCTATGGGTAGTCTTAATGCAGAGTACCAAAACTACatgacacttttatttttattgaagaaaaatttgcataaaataaaattaccatttttaaagtgtataattcagtggcttttagtacatCCAAAATGTGgttcaaccatcaccactatctagttccacaacattttcatcacctctaaGGACACTCCTTACCCATTAAACAGCCACTTCCCATACCCACAATCCCCAGCCCCTAgtacctctaatctgctttctgtctctatgaatttgcttactctagatacttcatataagtggaatcatacaaaattgtccttttgtatctggcttgtttcactcaatacgATATCTCAAGGTCTAtccatcagaacttcattcctttttagggctaaataatattccattttgtatatataccacattttgtttaccattcATCGGTTGACAGACATCTGacttgcttccaccttttggctattgtgaataatactgctatgaatattgttatacaaatacctgttcaagttcctattttcaattcttttgggtacatacctaggagaggaattactgggtcatatggtagttccatgtttgactttttgaggaccatcaaactgttttccacagtggctgcaccattttatattcccaccagcaatgtacgagAGTTCTAACTTCTCCACAACCTTGCCAATACCTGTTACTTTGTTcgtttttttaattatagccaacCTAGTAGGTATGAAGTAGTATTTCaccatggttttaatttgcatattcctaatgactaaagatgtttagcatcttttcatgagcttattgaccatctgtatatcttctttggagaaatgtctattcaaattctttgcccatttttagttgggttgtttgacttcttgttgttgacttgtaagtgttctttatatattctggattgaTCCTTCTATTTGACATATGATGCCACAGACTGAGTACTGGGTCAGTTTAAGGAGAAGCCTGGAGGCAAGCTGGCAGGACAAAGGGGAATCCCAGTGTCCTGGGTGAGGCTCACCTGCTGTTTTATGAGGTGCTGTTGGTTCTCAGATGTCTGCTACTGACATTGACACAGAATTTACTAGAGAAGAACTTCCAGAAATCTTACGATAAGGGAGCAAAAACATTCAGAATTGGCCTTGCTGACTTACTGAATCCCACATACCATACCCTGGGTAAGAGTTATGACAACCAGAAAGCCATAATGCAAGTGCTTTTCCCAAGGAGAGTCAACCAATAACTGGCATCGCCATGGCTCTCCTGTCCTATTAGGGAGAGTGCATCAAAAACAACAATTGATGCTGAGCACTGTAATCCCAGCTCcaataaaatgtggcaaaaataatcacaaataacTTCTCTAAAACATGCAACTATTTGCAAATTGCTTTTAGAAGGCAGTTCTCATTCTTATTAACTCTAAATCTAGCTCTTCTGTGGTTCTCAAAAGTATGTGTAGTTTTTGCCTCAAACACGGGAAGCAATTTCACACAAATCATTACTAAAAATCTTAGTTTGGCCTCCTATTAATAAATAATCAGTAAAAATAACAAACTGCTTTGTTTCATAAGCTGTTCTGGTAACTATCTGATCttaggtttcatttttttttaaatagcacttGTACTcaagttacatttttattatccaAATAGAACTAGAAAATGATGAGatggaaacaaaaccaaaattgctGAAACTGAAAATGCACCTGCTATGATATGATTCATGCCCTGTGGATTATGTGAGATTACAATGTGAGTTTAAAAATAGGCTTGGCAGTTTCCTCCTAGTCTGCAAACAATTGTTTGCAATCCAAGGAAAATAACACACATGCCATTTGATTCCCACCCCCGCACGCCCACCATCTTACTGCTTTTATACTTCTCCTCAAGACTGTCAAACAATCAAAGATCAGTCTGATATGGGCTTGCCTAAAGGGTACCTAACAGGAGCTTTTGATGTCTGACACAAGAAGCCAAGTGTGGGGCCCTCACCAGGTCCCCGGGAACATCAGGGTTTAGATTAGGATGGAAGGAGGAAGCAATCTCAAGGCCAGCCTTCTAACGCGTCCAGCCTTCCACCCATGTGTAAATCCTGCGACTGTAAACCACATAGCAGCAggtaacaaaaaggaaagaacagatggagaaatacAGACTTCATACAAAAAGTTAAAAGCCATGTCTCTTACCTGGGCCAAAGAGAAAATGTACAGGCCCCAGTGAGGAAGCCACAGCACTAGAAAGGCTATCAGGATGCCCTTGAGGATTACCGACAGGCTCTCAGCAATGACCTGCAAAGACATGGTAAAGGTGCACTTTAAAAACATTGTTAACatataaaaatgcaaaggaatgaaaaacagaaaatccaCAACAGTAGTACTTTGGGGAGAAGACAGGGTATTTGCTTGGACATAGACAAGTTAGTGGTACTATTTTACTTCTTGAGCTGTGTATTGGGTTCATGGACCTTCAGTATATTATCATGCTGTAAGATTCACACATGttacatatattcttttatatatatcaAAGAGAAAAGTTAATATTAGTATGCAACTAAATAGAATCACTAGAAAAACCTGAAA from Choloepus didactylus isolate mChoDid1 chromosome 1, mChoDid1.pri, whole genome shotgun sequence harbors:
- the LOC119505456 gene encoding myelin-associated neurite-outgrowth inhibitor-like, whose translation is MNPVYSPGSSGVPYANAKGIGYPAGFPMGYAAAAPAYSPNMYPGANPTFQTGYTPGTPYKVSCSPTSGAVPPYSSSPNPYQTAVYPMRSAYPQQSPYAQQGTYYTQPLYAAPPHVIHHTTVVQPNGMPATVYPVPIPPPRGNGVTMGMVAGTTMAMSAGTLLTAHSPTPVAPHPVTVPTYRAPGTPTYSYVPPQW